A stretch of Brassica rapa cultivar Chiifu-401-42 chromosome A08, CAAS_Brap_v3.01, whole genome shotgun sequence DNA encodes these proteins:
- the LOC117127530 gene encoding uncharacterized protein LOC117127530, with protein IDQMEVIGFTGETEVAFSETEMEAAEQLVQLSEDDTLSCCSGTSWSISEGGSNAKRHENFVNSESYDMVGNKQNDGIQTMHKNVTDGQSFVTAIKETNIIIRRNKKKKFRSLASIYRATNEMS; from the coding sequence ATCGATCAAATGGAGGTGATTGGTTTTACGGGAGAAACAGAAGTTGCGTTTTCGGAGACGGAGATGGAAGCGGCGGAGCAGCTAGTGCAGTTGAGCGAAGATGATACGTTGAGTTGTTGCAGCGGTACAAGCTGGAGCATCAGCGAAGGCGGAAGCAATGCGAAGAGAcatgaaaattttgttaattcGGAGAGTTATGATATGGTCGGAAATAAGCAAAACGACGGCATACAGACGATGCATAAGAATGTTACGGACGGACAAAGTTTTGTGACGGCAATCAAAGAAACCAACATCATCATAAGgagaaataagaaaaagaagttTCGGTCTCTCGCGAGTATTTACAGAGCGACGAATGAGATGAGCTAG
- the LOC103835128 gene encoding ribonucleoside-diphosphate reductase large subunit — MYVVKRDGRQETVHFDKITARLKKLSYGLSVDHCDPVLVSQKVCAGVYKGVTTTQLDELAAETAAAMTANHPDYASLAARIAVSNLHKNTKKSFSETIKDMYNHVNERSGLASPLIADDVFEIIMKNATRLDSEIIYDRDFEYDYFGFKTLERSYLLKVHGKVVERPQHMLMRVSVGIHKEDIDSAIKTYHLMSQRWFTHASPTLFNSGTPRAQLSSCFLICMKDDSIEGIYDTLKECAVISKSAGGIGVSVHNIRATGSYIRGTNGTSNGILPMLRVFNDTARYVDQGGGKRKGAFAVYLEPWHADIFEFLELRKNHGKEEHRARDLFYGLWIPDLFMERVQSDGQWSLFCPNEAPGLADCWGTDFERLYTQYEKEGKAKKVVQAQQLWYEILTSQVETGTPYMLFKDSCNRKSNQQNLGTIKSSNLCTEIIEYTSPTETAVCNLASIALPRFVREKDVPLDSHPSKIVGSLGSKNRYFDFDKLAEVTATVTVNLNKIIDVNHYPVETAKTSNMRHRPIGIGVQGLADAFILLGMPFDSPEAQQLNKDIFETIYYHALKSSSEIATKEGTYETYQGSPVSKGILQPDMWNVTPSDRWDWAALRDMISKNGIRNSLLVAPMPTASTSQILGNNECFEPYTSNIYSRRVLSGEFVVVNKHLLHDLTDMGLWSPTLKNKIIYENGSVINVPEIPDELKAIYRTVWEIKQRTVVDMAVDRGCFIDQSQSLNIHMDKPNFAKLTSLHFHTWKKGLKTGMYYLRSRAAADAIKFTVDTAMLKEKPDVSKEDEGTEEDNETKMAQMVCSLTNREDCLSCGS, encoded by the exons ATGTACGTTGTGAAGCGTGACGGAAGGCAGGAGACTGTCCACTTCGACAAGATCACCGCGCGTCTTAAGAAGCTTAGCTATGGCCTCAGCGTTGACCACTGCGACCCTGTCCTCGTCTCCCAGAAAGTCTGCGCCGGTGTCTACAAAGGCGTCACCACCACTCAACTCGACGAGCTAGCCGCCGAGACCGCCGCTGCTATGACCGCTAATCATCCTGATTACGCCTCC TTGGCTGCAAGGATTGCTGTGTCTAATCTCCACAAGAACACTAAGAAGTCGTTTTCTGAGAC GATTAAGGATATGTACAATCATGTCAATGAGAGATCTGGACTTGCATCCCCTCTAATTGCTGATGATGTGTTTGAGATCATTATGAAG AATGCTACACGTTTAGACAGTGAAATCATTTATGATCGTGATTTTGAATATGACTACTTTGGGTTCAAAACTCTTGAGAGGTCATACCTCTTAAAAGTCCATGGGAAAGTCGTTGAAAGGCCGCAGCACATGCTCATGAGGGTTTCTGTTGGCATTCACAAAGAAGACATTGATTCCGCAATCAAAACTTACCATTTAATGTCTCAGAGATGGTTTACTCATGCGTCTCCGACTCTCTTCAATTCAGGAACTCCAAGAGCTCAG CTAAGCAGCTGCTTCCTGATCTGCATGAAGGATGATAGCATCGAGGGAATATATGATACGTTGAAAGAGTGTGCAGTTATAAGTAAATCAGCTGGGGGTATCGGTGTTTCAGTTCACAACATCCGTGCAACTGGAAGTTACATTCGTGGCACAAATGGAACATCTAATGGTATTCTTCCAATGCTGCGTGTTTTCAATGATACTGCTCGCTACGTTGACCAAGGAGGAGGCAAGAGAAAGG GAGCCTTTGCTGTATATCTGGAGCCATGGCATGCTGACATTTTTGAGTTTCTGGAACTCCGGAAGAATCATGGGAAG GAAGAACACAGGGCTAGAGACTTGTTTTATGGTCTTTGGATACCGGATCTTTTCATGGAAAGGGTCCAGAGTGATGGGCAGTGGTCACTCTTCTGTCCTAATGAAGCTCCAGGTCTAGCAGATTGTTGGGGTACAGATTTTGAGAGATTGTACACTCAGTATGAAAAAGAG GGTAAGGCTAAGAAAGTTGTCCAGGCACAGCAGCTCTGGTACGAAATCTTGACATCCCAAGTAGAAACAGGGACACCATACATGCTCTTCAAG GATTCATGTAACAGGAAAAGCAACCAGCAAAATCTGGGGACCATAAAATCTTCTAATTTATGCACTGAAATCATCGAGTACACAAGTCCAACAGAGACTGCTGTGTGCAATCTTGCATCTATTGCTTTACCCCGGTTCGTCAGGGAGAAG GATGTCCCCTTGGACTCACATCCATCGAAGATCGTAGGCAGTTTGGGCTCAAAGAATCGTTACTTTGATTTTGACAAGCTAGCCGAG GTGACTGCAACCGTTACTGTAAATCTCAATAAGATTATTGATGTGAATCACTATCCTGTGGAGACGGCCAAAACTTCAAACATGCGTCATAGGCCTATCGGTATTGGTGTACAAGGTCTTGCAGATGCATTTATCCTTCTCGGAATGCCATTTGATTCCCCTGAG GCTCAACAACTGAACAAAGACATATTTGAAACCATATACTACCATGCGCTCAAGTCATCTTCAGAGATTGCTACTAAGGAAGGTACATACGAGACATACCAAGGAAGTCCTGTGAGTAAG GGTATTCTTCAACCTGACATGTGGAATGTAACTCCTTCTGACCGCTGGGACTGGGCTGCTCTCAGGGATATGATATCAAAGAATGGAATTCGAAATTCTCTTCTAGTAGCACCAATGCCAACTGCTTCAACCAGCCAGATTCTTGGGAATAATGAATGCTTTGAACCGTATACCTCAAATATTTATAGTCGCAGAGTCTTGAG TGGTGAGTTCGTAGTTGTGAACAAGCATCTTCTTCACGACTTGACTGACATGGGACTCTGGTCTCCTACTCTGAAAAACAAGATAATATATGAGAATGGTTCTGTTATTAACGTCCCAGAGATTCCTGATGAGTTAAAAGCAATTTACAG gactgtttgggagattaaGCAGAGAACAGTGGTTGATATGGCAGTTGATCGTGGATGCTTTATAGACCAAAGCCAAAGTTTGAATATACACATGGACAAACCCAACTTTGCGAAACTCACTTCCTTACACTTCCACACTTGGAAAAAG GGTTTGAAAACGGGAATGTACTACTTGCGATCACGTGCTGCAGCAGATGCGATTAAGTTTACAGTAGACACAGCAATGCTAAAG GAGAAGCCAGATGTAAGCAAAGAAGATGAAGGAACAGAAGAAGACAATGAGACGAAGATGGCACAGATGGTTTGCTCTTTGACAAACCGTGAGGACTGTCTCTCTTGTGGAAGTTAA